From the Nitrospira sp. genome, one window contains:
- a CDS encoding radical SAM protein gives MGKSLPVLNIPFLGDKLESLQQQISKFISPTSPAATPNDGRTVDDFKPYLVALNLTKRCNLKCDHCYLDATTKAGGGSDELSTEECFRLIDQIAEVNKGCLLVITGGEPLVRPDILDIARHAVGLGFIVVFGTNGMLINDRMAKTLVEIGVMGVGISIDSLNPDKHDHFRGVPGAFASALAGIEACKRNGLQFQVHFSAQPMNYQELPAVVEWAHTLGARVLNVFFMVCTGRGEELTDITPQQYEEVLGYLVECQDQYKDMLVRARCAPHFKRLAYEKDPNSPLTKATGYMGGGCLAGTNYARVTPNGELTPCPYMPLSAGNVRETSFADLWERSDVFNSFRYPQLKGKCGDCEYTDICGGCRARPYVDHGDWLDEDQWCLYTPKGGEKIKVAFNTPEESAVAWDEASELRLSRIPYFLRAMVKKGVERHARENGIALITIELMEELRKKRFGNDAPVFNFDMRGKE, from the coding sequence ATGGGAAAGTCGTTGCCGGTTCTCAATATCCCCTTTCTTGGAGACAAGCTGGAGTCACTTCAGCAACAGATCTCGAAGTTCATCTCTCCGACGTCGCCGGCGGCAACGCCGAATGATGGCCGGACGGTCGATGACTTCAAGCCCTACCTCGTCGCCCTGAACCTGACCAAGCGGTGCAACCTCAAGTGCGACCATTGTTATCTCGACGCCACCACGAAAGCCGGCGGCGGATCGGATGAACTCAGCACAGAAGAATGCTTCCGCCTTATCGATCAGATTGCCGAGGTGAACAAGGGCTGCCTGCTGGTCATCACCGGCGGCGAGCCGCTCGTGCGACCTGACATTTTGGACATTGCCCGCCATGCCGTCGGACTCGGCTTTATCGTCGTGTTCGGGACCAATGGCATGCTGATCAATGATCGCATGGCGAAGACGCTGGTTGAAATCGGCGTGATGGGCGTCGGTATCAGCATTGATTCGCTCAATCCTGACAAGCACGACCACTTTCGCGGAGTGCCGGGCGCCTTTGCCAGCGCACTGGCCGGTATTGAGGCCTGCAAGCGCAATGGCCTGCAGTTCCAAGTACATTTCAGTGCCCAGCCCATGAATTATCAAGAGCTGCCCGCAGTGGTGGAATGGGCCCATACGCTGGGCGCGCGAGTCTTAAACGTCTTTTTCATGGTCTGTACCGGCCGCGGTGAAGAACTGACGGACATCACACCCCAACAGTACGAGGAAGTGCTGGGATATCTGGTCGAATGCCAGGATCAATACAAGGATATGTTGGTGCGAGCACGGTGCGCGCCCCATTTCAAACGCCTCGCCTATGAGAAGGATCCCAATTCTCCGCTCACCAAGGCGACGGGATACATGGGCGGCGGCTGCTTGGCTGGAACCAATTATGCTCGTGTCACGCCGAACGGCGAACTGACACCCTGCCCCTATATGCCGCTGTCTGCCGGCAATGTTCGGGAAACGAGTTTTGCTGATTTGTGGGAACGGTCGGATGTATTCAATTCCTTCCGATATCCTCAACTCAAAGGCAAATGCGGGGACTGCGAATACACGGATATCTGTGGCGGCTGTCGTGCTCGTCCCTATGTCGACCACGGTGACTGGCTGGATGAGGACCAGTGGTGCCTCTACACGCCCAAAGGTGGGGAGAAAATTAAAGTCGCCTTCAATACGCCGGAAGAATCTGCGGTTGCGTGGGATGAAGCATCAGAGCTGCGGCTGAGCCGGATTCCTTACTTCCTCCGCGCCATGGTCAAGAAGGGTGTGGAGCGACATGCTCGGGAAAATGGCATCGCCCTCATCACCATTGAGCTCATGGAAGAACTTCGCAAGAAGCGGTTCGGCAACGACGCCCCCGTCTTCAATTTTGACATGAGAGGGAAAGAGTAA
- a CDS encoding response regulator, which translates to MTDLLSKDHSILERPFMEFRPFGLNDRGEKICDISGVVVQSNVDYMVDYLTRTASTTEADHALDELCRLLNARLPDRSYHVTPDFLRNIWNSYSYEFVCYLREFCEQLSGDPDFHANVGTQRKVPPLIQILCRPFSTPQLYKMWPHIGRKYVRDVLVFEVGRVTRRSAVLRMTFTDRALSQFGPYRKRCVDVICLSCKTSIARVQTQLHGTPPATVRDLSCTANGDPYCEWEFAWTPQVRSSIPLAMWLLVAGGTFAYLHLRWPSVPTIESLGLAAIPASLLWWMMTSQMRRAAKPLQRLIKDQEQVVDARHEELREAYLEQQSTTVTLRRKVNELTTLHRAGLLFSSTFDREELLSNVLDTIVRDLHYDRAIIAQFDRGRQVLHDFRVRGMPQEVADFLRTQEVAITDPNSIDAAVFLRGEPVLTNNIQDIWDRLHPFDQQLITMINVKSFITVPLKTHHAVLGSLSVDRTHQQPLTQDDLDMLMTLAGQVAIALDNAEAYREIESLNAGLEARVRERTAELEAANAQLKQMDRLKSKFLAHVSHELRTPLTSIVGFADNMLEGLVGSLNVKQEQYLTRIKANGTRLARMITDLLDLSRVEAGKLVLSFDHIALQTVVTDVIEQLLPFAITKHLQIELQSPDPTLLVWADPDRLSQILTNLLDNAIKYTPDGGHISVALSVMDQEMARIVVRDNGQGIPPDALPKLFDPFFRVHPEERSQTKGLGLGLAIVKDLIELHGGTIAVHSALDQGTEFTFTIPLHARATLPADPMPAVRRRLLVVDDDPDICDLLRDRLESEGFHVESAADGETALRILADTAVDGMLLDIALPKMDGFDVLRELRTSQPALPVIMMTAVEALDRAMAAVEAGAQGYLLKPFDPTRLRHIIDRWFLDSPVHTDSPRGR; encoded by the coding sequence ATGACGGATCTCCTCTCCAAAGACCATTCGATCCTTGAACGCCCGTTCATGGAATTTCGCCCCTTCGGCTTGAACGATCGCGGGGAGAAAATTTGTGATATCAGCGGGGTCGTCGTCCAATCCAACGTAGACTATATGGTCGACTACCTGACGCGCACGGCCAGTACGACAGAGGCCGATCACGCGCTGGACGAACTGTGCCGGTTGTTGAACGCGCGCCTCCCCGATCGGTCCTATCACGTCACGCCCGACTTTCTGCGCAACATTTGGAACAGCTATTCGTACGAGTTCGTTTGCTACCTGCGAGAATTCTGCGAGCAGCTCTCCGGTGACCCGGACTTCCACGCGAACGTGGGTACACAGCGCAAGGTGCCCCCGCTGATCCAAATCCTCTGCCGGCCGTTTTCGACGCCACAGCTCTACAAGATGTGGCCCCATATCGGCAGAAAGTATGTCCGCGATGTGTTGGTGTTCGAGGTCGGCCGGGTCACTCGACGCTCCGCCGTCTTGCGCATGACGTTCACCGATCGGGCACTCTCCCAGTTCGGCCCCTACCGCAAGCGCTGCGTCGACGTGATCTGCCTCTCCTGCAAGACCAGCATCGCACGCGTGCAAACCCAGTTGCATGGCACTCCGCCGGCCACCGTCCGCGATCTGTCCTGCACGGCCAATGGCGATCCGTATTGTGAATGGGAATTCGCCTGGACCCCGCAGGTCCGGAGCTCCATCCCACTGGCGATGTGGCTGCTGGTGGCGGGAGGCACGTTCGCCTATCTCCATCTGCGCTGGCCAAGCGTGCCGACCATCGAATCGCTGGGACTGGCTGCGATTCCCGCCTCGCTGTTGTGGTGGATGATGACCAGCCAGATGCGCCGGGCCGCAAAGCCGTTGCAGCGACTCATCAAGGACCAGGAACAGGTCGTCGATGCCCGGCACGAAGAACTCCGTGAAGCCTATCTCGAACAGCAAAGCACGACCGTGACCTTACGGCGGAAGGTCAATGAGCTGACTACCTTGCACCGCGCAGGCCTGTTGTTCAGCTCCACATTTGATCGGGAGGAGCTGCTGTCCAACGTGCTGGATACCATCGTCCGAGACCTGCACTACGACCGTGCGATCATCGCCCAATTCGATCGCGGGCGGCAGGTGCTGCATGATTTTCGCGTGCGGGGTATGCCCCAGGAAGTCGCGGATTTCTTACGGACCCAGGAAGTCGCCATTACCGACCCGAACAGCATAGACGCAGCCGTGTTCCTGCGTGGCGAACCGGTGCTGACGAACAATATCCAGGACATTTGGGATCGCCTGCACCCGTTCGATCAACAATTGATCACGATGATCAATGTGAAATCGTTCATTACGGTTCCGCTGAAAACGCATCACGCCGTCCTCGGCTCGCTCTCTGTCGATCGCACACACCAGCAACCGTTGACACAGGACGACCTCGACATGCTGATGACCCTCGCCGGCCAAGTCGCCATTGCGCTCGACAATGCCGAGGCGTATCGGGAGATCGAATCGCTGAATGCCGGACTGGAAGCGCGTGTACGAGAGCGGACTGCGGAATTGGAAGCCGCGAATGCGCAACTCAAGCAAATGGATCGCCTGAAATCCAAATTTCTTGCCCACGTGTCCCATGAGTTGCGCACGCCGCTCACCAGCATCGTCGGCTTTGCGGACAACATGCTCGAGGGATTGGTCGGTTCCCTCAACGTCAAGCAGGAGCAGTACCTCACCCGCATCAAGGCCAATGGAACCAGGCTCGCGCGCATGATCACCGATCTGCTTGATCTCTCCCGGGTCGAGGCGGGCAAGCTGGTGCTATCCTTTGACCATATCGCTCTTCAAACGGTGGTGACTGACGTCATCGAACAACTGCTTCCCTTTGCCATCACCAAACATCTCCAGATCGAACTTCAGAGTCCCGACCCGACCTTGCTGGTGTGGGCCGATCCGGATCGGCTCAGTCAGATTTTGACGAATCTGTTGGATAATGCTATCAAGTACACGCCCGACGGGGGGCACATATCGGTGGCGCTTTCGGTCATGGATCAAGAGATGGCCCGCATCGTCGTCCGGGACAACGGCCAAGGCATCCCTCCCGACGCCCTCCCCAAACTCTTCGACCCCTTTTTCCGCGTGCACCCTGAAGAGCGGAGCCAAACGAAGGGACTGGGGCTGGGACTCGCGATCGTGAAAGACCTCATCGAGTTGCACGGCGGCACCATCGCCGTGCACAGCGCGTTGGACCAGGGAACCGAATTTACCTTCACGATTCCGCTCCATGCCCGAGCCACGTTGCCCGCCGACCCAATGCCAGCTGTCCGGCGCCGGTTGCTGGTGGTCGATGACGACCCGGATATTTGCGACCTGCTTCGGGATCGGCTGGAATCAGAAGGCTTTCATGTTGAAAGCGCCGCAGATGGAGAAACCGCGTTGCGCATCTTGGCCGACACAGCGGTGGATGGCATGCTCCTGGACATCGCGCTCCCGAAAATGGACGGGTTCGATGTGTTACGGGAATTACGGACATCCCAACCGGCGCTTCCGGTGATCATGATGACGGCCGTGGAAGCACTGGATCGAGCCATGGCCGCCGTGGAAGCGGGAGCCCAAGGTTATCTTCTCAAACCGTTTGATCCCACCAGGCTTCGACACATCATTGATCGCTGGTTTCTGGACAGTCCGGTCCACACCGACTCACCACGAGGACGATAA
- a CDS encoding outer membrane protein transport protein: MVLMQCCRHALLLSFFFLLSDYLVTGTLAQAQTPRLQAQSATAAGMGNAFVAQADDPSALHYNPAGMTQLHGFQTTFGTSLIGGTTQFTSPTGRQVTGDRNGSLAWPPPGHVYLVANLKDLGISALGNFTAGIGFNNPFGSLTRYPNNGPFNSALTFTTLPLLDIKPTIAYKLNDQWSFGLGADIYTFSGLFGEGHLEQKSVSPGAFGIPSGSLVEINGSDTTAGFNVSLLYTPFRNSDGKPLVNVGLVYRSQSTFHLTGTLLANGALVANTAATFVLPQIFSGGIAVWPIRTADREWKLEFDVDYVGWKSNRNLDIHLSNGVLLPFPQNWQSGYTAMVGTEYRWLHVPAMPDWDIALRGGYMNQQTQIPDRTFNPGVPSANSHIPSVGIGLACHENGSFLGLLRCGELGIGPLKPKLFAIDLAYQAAIYEVRTVTGNQNPTVNGRYDTLIHAGSISLRFNY; encoded by the coding sequence ATGGTGCTTATGCAGTGTTGCCGCCACGCTCTTCTTCTAAGCTTCTTCTTTCTACTGTCTGACTATCTGGTAACGGGAACACTGGCTCAGGCCCAGACCCCGCGGCTCCAAGCGCAATCGGCCACCGCCGCCGGCATGGGCAACGCCTTCGTTGCACAAGCCGATGATCCATCGGCCTTACACTACAACCCGGCCGGCATGACTCAGTTGCACGGGTTTCAAACCACGTTCGGGACGTCGCTGATCGGCGGGACTACTCAGTTCACCAGTCCGACCGGCAGACAGGTCACCGGGGATCGAAACGGGAGCTTGGCCTGGCCGCCCCCTGGCCATGTCTACCTCGTGGCCAATCTGAAAGATCTCGGGATCTCGGCACTGGGAAATTTCACGGCAGGCATTGGCTTCAACAATCCCTTCGGCTCGCTGACGAGATACCCGAACAACGGTCCCTTCAACAGCGCGCTGACCTTTACCACATTGCCGTTGCTGGATATCAAACCGACGATTGCCTACAAACTCAATGACCAATGGTCGTTCGGGTTGGGAGCCGATATCTACACGTTTTCGGGGCTGTTTGGTGAGGGGCATCTCGAACAAAAATCCGTCTCACCCGGCGCGTTCGGCATTCCCTCCGGCTCGCTGGTTGAAATCAACGGCAGTGATACCACCGCAGGATTTAATGTCAGCCTCCTCTATACGCCGTTTCGAAACAGCGACGGGAAGCCGCTGGTCAACGTCGGCCTCGTCTATCGCAGCCAGTCGACCTTCCATCTCACTGGAACACTCCTCGCCAACGGGGCGTTGGTGGCGAATACCGCGGCCACGTTTGTCCTCCCGCAAATTTTTTCAGGCGGCATCGCCGTCTGGCCGATTCGCACGGCCGACCGTGAATGGAAACTGGAGTTCGACGTGGACTACGTCGGCTGGAAGAGCAACCGCAACCTCGATATTCATCTGTCCAACGGCGTGCTGCTGCCATTTCCGCAAAACTGGCAAAGCGGATATACCGCGATGGTCGGCACCGAATATCGTTGGCTGCACGTCCCCGCCATGCCGGACTGGGATATCGCGCTGCGGGGCGGGTACATGAACCAACAGACGCAGATTCCTGACCGCACCTTCAACCCCGGCGTGCCATCAGCCAACTCCCACATTCCTTCGGTAGGAATCGGACTGGCCTGCCACGAAAACGGGTCTTTCCTTGGATTGCTGCGTTGCGGCGAATTGGGCATTGGACCGCTCAAACCGAAATTGTTTGCGATTGATCTGGCCTACCAAGCTGCGATCTACGAAGTCCGCACGGTGACCGGCAACCAAAACCCAACCGTCAATGGTCGCTACGACACCCTCATTCACGCTGGCTCCATTTCCTTACGATTCAACTATTAG
- a CDS encoding filamentous hemagglutinin N-terminal domain-containing protein, with translation MVNRSVRAGPAELPHLAVLLACLLAQVDMPGLCQAQASSPITSTGLNTTVTKNATTFDITGGTRPGNGTNLFHSFGEFGVPANHVANFLNDSGLATSNILGRVTGGNPSNIFGTIQTTGFGNANLLFMNPAGIVFGPNASLNVGGSVTLTTADYLRLVDGARFAAIPGAQDAALSSAPVAAFGFLGSNPGAITVQGAHLAVSEGHGLSFVGGNITVQGGTLANATVQPAHLSAPSGQVNLVSVASPGELLTGTFGQAPNIHGQSFGVLGAIQVSQQSVIESSGGGSGSVSIRGGQFVMNDSTISATAASPGAGSPATEHRGAVTLSASTIRLENRSTIRTNAENGGSAGTILIQGIDGANSAAQSVTLDHATLSTITNGGSAANTPGAITITADQVILNNGTYITADTFGAAPAGNITFNVGTLTTTGGPIRLHVSPESLITNPTISETGVLVESTSRSADSLAGNAGHITIQGLDGPGSIPRAISLNDTILHTRSFGGTGASLPGGITIVADVLTLSDQVEIYTTTNGAAPAGPVSLHVNQLWSNWKPDGSFIEGRPVLIGSPTEYPDRTAGPPGTVTISGPGSSSTDLAKLVMLSNTEVDTFAVGGSSPIPAPIVITADTVALSNLTILVTTSGAAAPAPAGDIVLNVNSLRVNVNPDGTPITNANRVFFNSPSGRLDSTAGPPGTITISGPGPEATDPAHVVALYNAQMSTAVEGGTEALSPGTITITADTMTMSGTTRIFAFTTSPAPAGNIALNVNTLRSNVNPDGTLINDGQPRSLLASVGVGKDSTSGRGGTVTISGLAPGNTDPAKLIALNNTEVSTAVSGGTPATIPASITMTADTISLTNSPNIHTDSTGAAPAGNAIFNAKNLKIDQGTTISSTSSGAGPGGAVTVSATESVSLHDGSSITASSTGSGNAGNITINAGSQFLSQNGTLSTEAKQASGGNITVQATDAIRLINSQLSTSVQGGPNTSGGNITLDPAVVTLQNSQVLAQAAQGAGGNINIIAGTFLADPTSLVSASSQYGLSGTVNIQSPVSSLSNTLATLPQRPLQAQPLLSQRCAAQVSGHLSSLVIAGRETLPTEPGGWLMSPFAGIIDDEPTPHAHRITNGIFEASAHLRTHTGDSLPQRGVWDRPTECGS, from the coding sequence ATGGTGAACAGAAGCGTACGTGCCGGGCCTGCAGAGCTCCCGCACCTGGCAGTCCTACTCGCCTGCCTGCTAGCCCAAGTCGACATGCCTGGTCTGTGCCAGGCTCAAGCGTCCTCTCCGATCACCTCCACGGGCCTCAATACCACCGTCACAAAAAACGCAACCACCTTCGACATCACCGGCGGCACACGTCCTGGAAATGGCACCAATCTCTTTCACAGTTTTGGTGAATTCGGCGTCCCCGCCAACCACGTCGCCAATTTCCTCAATGACTCTGGGCTAGCCACCTCAAATATTCTCGGCCGCGTGACGGGCGGGAACCCTTCCAACATCTTTGGCACCATCCAAACAACCGGTTTTGGCAATGCCAACCTGCTGTTCATGAATCCGGCCGGGATCGTCTTCGGTCCCAATGCCTCCTTGAATGTCGGGGGTTCGGTCACGCTTACGACAGCCGATTATCTCCGTTTGGTAGACGGCGCTCGGTTTGCGGCCATTCCAGGCGCGCAGGATGCGGCCCTCTCCAGCGCGCCCGTGGCGGCGTTCGGCTTTCTAGGATCAAACCCCGGAGCGATCACCGTGCAGGGAGCTCACCTCGCCGTTTCGGAAGGGCACGGCCTCTCGTTCGTGGGCGGAAATATCACCGTGCAGGGCGGGACGCTCGCGAATGCCACGGTCCAACCTGCTCACCTTTCCGCCCCCAGCGGACAAGTCAACTTGGTGAGCGTCGCCTCGCCAGGCGAACTCCTGACGGGTACGTTTGGACAGGCACCCAATATTCATGGTCAATCCTTTGGTGTGCTCGGAGCGATCCAGGTTTCCCAACAATCCGTCATTGAATCTAGTGGTGGGGGGAGCGGCAGCGTATCCATTCGCGGCGGCCAATTTGTCATGAATGACTCTACCATTTCCGCGACGGCTGCCAGTCCCGGTGCTGGCTCGCCGGCTACTGAGCATAGAGGGGCCGTCACGCTCTCCGCATCAACCATCCGACTGGAAAATAGATCGACCATTCGGACCAATGCAGAAAACGGAGGAAGCGCGGGGACAATCCTAATCCAAGGAATCGATGGAGCGAACAGCGCCGCCCAGAGCGTGACTCTAGATCATGCCACCCTTAGCACGATCACCAATGGAGGCAGCGCGGCGAATACACCTGGGGCTATCACCATCACAGCAGATCAAGTCATCTTGAATAATGGCACCTATATCACGGCTGATACATTCGGAGCTGCGCCAGCGGGCAACATTACATTCAATGTGGGAACCTTGACCACAACGGGAGGCCCGATTCGCTTACACGTCTCTCCGGAGAGTTTGATCACGAACCCGACCATTTCTGAAACAGGCGTACTGGTCGAGAGTACGAGCAGAAGTGCGGATAGCCTGGCGGGTAACGCCGGTCATATTACAATCCAAGGACTAGATGGTCCTGGGAGCATACCGAGGGCGATCAGTCTTAACGATACCATTCTACACACGCGGTCGTTTGGTGGAACGGGCGCTTCTCTACCGGGAGGGATCACCATTGTCGCGGATGTACTCACGCTCAGTGACCAGGTGGAAATTTATACCACGACCAACGGGGCTGCGCCGGCAGGTCCTGTATCGTTGCACGTCAACCAGTTGTGGTCGAATTGGAAGCCGGATGGATCGTTCATCGAAGGAAGACCCGTGCTGATCGGTAGCCCTACTGAATATCCTGATAGGACGGCCGGCCCGCCGGGAACCGTTACGATCTCTGGACCTGGCTCCTCATCTACAGACCTCGCCAAACTCGTCATGCTCAGCAATACGGAAGTTGACACCTTTGCGGTGGGCGGATCTTCACCAATACCAGCTCCGATTGTCATCACAGCGGACACTGTGGCGCTCAGTAATCTGACCATCCTTGTGACGACCTCAGGCGCCGCAGCACCGGCACCTGCAGGAGATATTGTACTCAACGTCAACAGTTTGCGGGTGAACGTGAACCCCGATGGTACGCCGATCACAAACGCCAATCGAGTTTTCTTCAATAGCCCCAGCGGGCGTTTGGACAGCACGGCCGGACCACCAGGAACTATCACCATTTCAGGCCCTGGCCCGGAAGCCACGGACCCGGCCCACGTCGTTGCCCTTTACAACGCACAGATGAGCACAGCGGTGGAAGGTGGGACAGAAGCCCTATCCCCGGGGACCATTACAATCACCGCAGATACCATGACCATGAGCGGAACAACCCGGATTTTTGCCTTTACAACCAGCCCCGCACCGGCGGGGAATATCGCCCTCAACGTCAACACCTTGCGGTCGAATGTAAACCCGGACGGAACGCTCATCAACGACGGGCAGCCGAGATCACTCCTCGCCAGTGTCGGCGTGGGAAAAGACAGTACCTCTGGACGGGGAGGAACCGTGACCATATCCGGACTTGCTCCTGGAAATACGGACCCAGCGAAGCTCATTGCACTCAACAATACCGAAGTGAGCACCGCTGTGAGCGGTGGCACACCCGCAACCATTCCGGCATCCATCACCATGACTGCAGATACCATCAGTCTGACCAATAGCCCCAACATTCATACCGACTCTACCGGCGCAGCCCCTGCTGGGAACGCCATCTTCAATGCGAAGAATCTGAAGATTGACCAAGGCACCACGATCAGCTCCACCAGCTCCGGAGCCGGACCTGGTGGAGCAGTGACGGTTTCCGCCACAGAATCCGTGAGTCTACACGACGGATCATCGATTACGGCAAGCAGCACCGGTTCCGGCAACGCGGGAAACATTACGATTAATGCTGGGTCTCAATTTCTCAGCCAGAATGGAACGTTGTCCACGGAGGCCAAACAAGCCAGCGGCGGCAATATCACGGTCCAGGCGACGGACGCGATTCGCCTCATCAACAGCCAACTCAGCACATCGGTCCAGGGCGGGCCCAATACATCCGGCGGGAACATCACGCTTGATCCGGCGGTGGTGACCCTGCAGAATAGCCAGGTCCTGGCACAAGCCGCACAAGGGGCAGGCGGCAACATCAACATTATCGCGGGGACGTTCCTGGCTGACCCCACGAGCCTCGTCAGCGCGTCCTCGCAATACGGCTTGAGCGGCACGGTGAATATCCAATCACCTGTCTCGAGTTTGAGCAACACATTGGCCACGCTGCCACAACGTCCGCTGCAAGCCCAACCACTCCTCAGTCAACGCTGCGCCGCGCAGGTATCCGGCCATCTCAGCAGCCTGGTCATCGCGGGGCGAGAGACGCTGCCGACCGAACCGGGCGGCTGGCTCATGAGTCCTTTTGCGGGGATCATTGACGACGAACCGACTCCGCACGCTCACCGAATCACGAACGGCATCTTCGAGGCTTCGGCGCATCTCCGGACGCATACGGGAGACTCGCTCCCCCAACGAGGTGTATGGGACCGACCCACCGAGTGTGGGTCCTAA